The window gtgtgtgtgtgtgtgtgtgtgtcttttgggcatgttttctcacgtaagttgttcatatgaattagtaATTTATTTCCAGactttatgcatgacctacacttatttcatgtttatatcttagacgaatgcttaggggtgttcgataggtagaactcgggcactcgtcacggcccttcggtttgggtcgtgacaaaagtggtatcagagcagttctgtcctagggttgtctacagaccgtgtctagtagagtcttgtttatgggtgtgttgtgcaccacacttatagacaggaggatacaagatatttaggatggttacttttatTTCTTATCTTATATTGtacgatataagaattcattttcctaacaACATGTTATGTTTTTAGCGATAcccaagaaggctacagccgcccagaagggcaagtccattaatgatgagactacaagtaaagcgccacgagttaccatgTCTCGGGGAAAGTCGCATAGTGAGATtacatctcagacttcacataccctgccctctccagaggagatccgaggggcaccagctccaacaCCCGCTCCAGTACCCCCAGCTCCTCATCTAGATGCACCGGGTCAGaagatgagagatgctattcagttattgactcgattagtggccACACAAGCTCGACGTCAGGAGgttggtattggtcatgcagatagggccattagtgcgagggttcgtgatttcattaatttggaccctcagatattcactggagcagatccaaatgaggaccctcaggtatagGATGCAGagaactttgagggtaatgaaggccactgcggctgagtcagttgagctagctttcTATAGACTTCAGGATTTTGCAATTAATTAGTActagtcttgggagttgtccagaggtgaggatgccctttTAGCAGTATGGCAGgattttacagaggcttttcttagTCATTATtttccaccagagcttagacggtccagagttgataggttcttgacccttcgacagggtaatatgagtgttcaggAGTACAACCTTTGGTTTGATTCTTTGgcaaggtatgctcccactattatagctaagatggaggatcgggttcaccggttcgtaatggggttggagccgcactCGCTCAATGACTGTATGTTGGTCTCATTTCATCCAGCCATTGAAATTTCTTGTATTCAGGCATATGatcagggtgtagaggagtgtaagcagaagcagagggccgatcgtgagcatgataggggccagagtaagagagcgagatcttcaggtccttttggtgagtttcgaggtggtcacaGACAgcagtacccgaggtatccagctcAGCTATCAGCcagtgcaccccctcagttttccggtaggagatttgatcgttccacatatttagGGCCCAGTCAAAGTTCTAGGGCCTCTCGTTCTCAGTATAAGGGTGaatcaagtcagatgaggccacccttgccacgatgtgctcagtatGGTAAGCATCATGTCAGGCAGTGCCTCgtagggttgggtgtttgttatacttgtggttatctaaaccacgttatgagagattgtccgactaGAGGTGGTACAAGTATAGTTCAGCCAGTGGGATCTAtagctggttcgtcatcatcagtacgcccccttGGGCAAGGATCACAGGCACCAgttggtcgtggtagaggtagaagTGGAGAATCTAGATCGAGCGATCCTCAtaaccgcatttatgcattagtGAGTCAACAGGATCaggagtcgtcacctgatgttgttacaggtatactATCAATctcttcatatgatgtatatgtatTGATTGATCCagattccaccttatcgtatgtcactctgttggttgctagcaagtttgggatagaacctgagttgattaaaccttttgaggtgtctacacctgttggggatccagtgatagctagacgggtatatagagattgtatagtaggAGTTCTTAGTCGTTCTACAGTAGCGGACCTGATTGAGATAGATATGATATAATTTGatattataatgggtatggattggttggcttcttgttatgctaacattGATTGTAtatcaaagatggttcggttccagtTTCTAGGGGAGCCAGTTCTatagtggaaaggtaatactgcatcgctgagaggtaggtttatttcctatctcaaggcaaggaagatgatcagaaagggctatatttatcacttagttcgggtacaggatATGAAAGTAGAGTCACTGAACCTTCAATCTATTacggtggttaatgagtttcccgatgagcttccaggccttccgcTAGAGTgggaaattg is drawn from Nicotiana tomentosiformis chromosome 12, ASM39032v3, whole genome shotgun sequence and contains these coding sequences:
- the LOC138903280 gene encoding uncharacterized protein is translated as MSRGKSHSEITSQTSHTLPSPEEIRGAPAPTPAPVPPAPHLDAPGQKMRDAIQLLTRLVATQARRQEVGIGHADRAISARVRDFINLDPQIFTGADPNEDPQSWELSRGEDALLAVWQDFTEAFLSHYFPPELRRSRVDRFLTLRQGNMSVQEYNLWFDSLARYAPTIIAKMEDRVHRFVMGLEPHSLNDCMLVSFHPAIEISCIQAYDQGVEECKQKQRADREHDRGQSKRARSSGPFGEFRGGHRQQYPRYPAQLSASAPPQFSGRRFDRSTYLGPSQSSRASRSQYKGESSQMRPPLPRCAQYGKHHVRQCLVGLGVCYTCGYLNHVMRDCPTRGGTSIVQPVGSIAGSSSSVRPLGQGSQAPVGRGRGRSGESRSSDPHNRIYALVSQQDQESSPDVVTGILSISSYDVYVLIDPDSTLSYVTLLVASKFGIEPELIKPFEVSTPVGDPVIARRVYRDCIVGVLSRSTVADLIEIDMI